A segment of the Salvelinus namaycush isolate Seneca chromosome 3, SaNama_1.0, whole genome shotgun sequence genome:
tggttgagagaatgccaagtgtgcaaagctgtcatcaaagcaaagggtggctactttgaagaatctaaaatctaaaatgtattttgttgtttaacacttttttggttaatacatgattccatatgtgtcatttaatagttttgatgtcttcactattattctacaatgtagaaaatagtaaaaataatgaaaaacccttgactgagtaggtgtgtataaacttttgactggtaatgtagaTAGGGAGAGATTGTGTGAAACGGTTAGAGAGGCTGGACGGGGCTGGGGTTTGGGTGGTGTAGTGGGGGGAGTAAATGGGAGGGACGTGGTATTTCACTTTCTTAGACGAACAGGACTAATAAAGATAATTACATTTTGGTAGGCTGTTACTGGCCttacactccagtacagtaggtggtggtGTATGCACCTTAAAAGTTGGATGGGATCCACCAATCCaatcccaaagaagaagaagcagagaGGGCTGGTTGGAACGGTTCACTTGAAAGGGGTTCTGAAGAGGAATCCTGGAGCAAGAACGGGAATATTGGGACAGGGACAAAGAAATGTGGATTTCTGAGGAGGAATGGAGGTGGAAAAAGAGGAAGAGGTGGTTGAAGAGAATGAGGAAAGCAGAGGTTGGATTTGAATCTGGAGGAAGATGGAGATAAAAATGGAGATGGGGTGTTGAAGATGATTGGTGTCAAACAGAGTGAGCCATGAGCCAGACTGAGTTCtagaggagaaatggaagtgaatgagggtgaGTTAAGTGAGGTGGAAGGTGTGGTGAAGAGCTTGACATCAttgaacaaaatacaaaataatctAGTTCAATAGGAGTGACATATTGGGAGAGagtggacccttgccttttggcagatccatttgtggtttcaggatGGGTGGGAAAGGAGTTGGGTCCAGTAGAATCCGTGAAGGTGACCTGAAGTGGACTTTTTGTTTATGTTTCTTCTGACCAGAGGGAGCAGGCGCTCCGTGTCACGCAACTTGGGTCAAGATCTGCTCCATGCTTTGCTCTTGATGCCCGCCGTTTGGTGCGACACAGACCTGGTGGTAAGCATGGTGAAACAGTTTGAGTTTTGAGTCGGAGTCTTTACCAgacaaagtcatgttaggatatatcAGTTGTCCTGTTAGGGCTTTTGTGGTGAATCCACTGCTCTGTTTCAGGTACAACGTTATGGTCATGTTGCaccagtgtgtaggagggagattccaagatgtgagaagtgtgcaggagggcattggacagaggattgtgtagttttgggaaagttgtgtgtgtcaactgtagtggtgcccatgttgctggggatgGGAAGTGTTCGGTACGAGAGTGGCAGGTTGAAGTGGCCAgagagtagtgcagaaggtgttgtatgctgaggcagtgaagaaagcaGAGGCGGATGGGTCAAAGGTGAGGAATCCTGAGAGGAGCCCAGTGAGTCTTAGATCTGTGCCAGCACAGAGGGAGAGGCCACAGTGTTTTCAGCTTCAGTGAGGCTGCCTTCTTAgcgttcatagcaatggttatcaactgtaccgcagaaagggaacgtaaatcacagaaaatagatgctgtggtggcagctgcagagaagtatttgggtaTACGACATTTGaattcagaagagttacagggtgtgttgagtggggGTGTTCCGTCCTCCCAGGCCATTGGCATGGTgtaggagcagatagggtcaaagtagtggaatggggtagtgggttttttaATGAGTGTAGCTGGCAGCTGGGTGTGAGATTTTTTAGATGTTTTTTAAttagtggtatatagttgtagggttggttggtggtgaaatgtatatatacatatgtattaCCCCTTTTTATTTTTGTATAATGTGATTGAACATACACTGCCGCACAGTAGGTGGCGAAATGCACAAACAAAATGTGCAACGCCATGACACCaaataagaagaagaagaggtagcGGGGGCTGGTTGTGTGTTCAttggttggtgtgtgtttgtttttacgGTGtggcgtgcgtgtgcgtgcgtggaCGCGTGGTACGTATGACCAGTCTAATGATACGTTCAAAACAACTCGGAACTGGGAATCCCGAAATTAAAACAAATGGGAACTCGCACAACAAAAGGGGCTCCGACTGGAAAAAAATtgatttgaacggtcatccaactcggaatttcaACTCGTGAACTCGGCCTCTTTCCAGAGCTCCGACTTATCACCCTAAAGATCCCTGACGTAATGATCTGACATCGTATTGTTCCAAGTTCCCAGTGGTTTTGAACGCGCCATCTTATCAACGTGAAAGTTGTTAACGTTAGTCAACACACTGCAACTGCAGCGCTACAAGGAAATAGATCGATTGTTGCAAAATATGTTGCCATAGAACGACATATACAAGGGTCAAAAAAAGCCTAGACGATAACAAAATGAGCTGTCTGCAAGATGAATTTGAGGTAGGCTACGGTAAACTTAGTTTTCATTTGGCCAGTAACACTGTTTTATATGGTCGATTTGTATGCGCCTTTCTTGTTTGTATTGTAGTCCTACGGATCCAATGTCCAATTTGGGTTTTGGTCGATGTGAAACTTTTAATGTTGGATaataaatatgttttttaaaatcaCATTTCTCATACGTTTAGCCCAAACTTAAATAACGTCATCAAACACTATAGAGTTATTACACTTTATAAATAGGCCTATGTGGTTAGAGAGGACAGGGCAAGAGCAGTGTGTTTCATTGTGCGTTGTGTTGTTATCTGTTTTTGAATAAACCATGCCCCTaggctgcatttgcatttgttgcAATGCTCTGTCGATCTTCCTGTTGAATGTGCCCGATCTTCTATTTTATTTACAACATGATTGAGACCAGCCTGTTTATTTTAGATTCTTATTGACCTTTTCTTATTTGTCTGTTAACTCAGCTGGAGAAAAGTGTCAGGCGGTTCAGGGAGACATTCCATGGAAAGATAGCGGTGGAAAAGGCAACCTTACTGATGAGACGCTATGCCAACAATCATCAAATGGTCACCTGGGCAGTTATACTGAAGAAAGGCAACGGTAAAGAAATGGTTTACAGTAAATGCTAACCCCAGTCATACCACCATAGGAAACCCTATGGAGGGGTTTCCAAGACACCAGGTCCTGTACTAAAAAGCTTGTACAATGGGGATTCTCCGTTAAATGTGCCCCTTAGTCCAGGAACAAAACTAGGATTCATCTGTCCTGGAAACTATCCCTTAAagtggcaatctgcagttgctacatccatttgttGGACTTATGCATttatgatatgtacccattgattcttgaagaatataacttataaatgcctcatgagcttagttcaactgtcgtaacccatcagaacccaaaatataagcttgttttactccattgtttgtaaacaaagtaaatgaaGAAAAAACAccatatagcctcaaaacatggttaaaactatcatttttatatcatggatggtcagtccttgcatccatagctctgtgtatacatttaaaagtgtctacatttctccagccccatccatacatgttttacagaaacaggggcgaggaagactgttattgtttcagCTGCTGATTTCCTCTTTATCCTCTCTATTCAGACATGCTCTCTGGTGGTTTAACAACCATACCTATTTTATGTGCGTCAAAGGGTTGGCCATGTTGACAATCTAATCTCTGATTCGTCCTCTTTCTCTACTCTTGCCGTGCAGAGCTGGATGATGAGGACAGAAAATGCTTAGAGACGGATCAGGCAGTCAAGGTTACATTAATGAATTCCATACTATTCTCTGTCGctttgtgtgtgtctatttggCTTATGGGTGTATCCAGGAGGGTCTGTAATTCTTTGAAAATGTGGTCTTTGTGGTCATAAACATGATAGTTCAGTTGTACCCTGACCCTtgacccacctctctctctttcagaatGTGGTGCAGAGACTCACAGCTGAGGACAGGGAACCTCTGGTCCCTCCTGCacaacaggtacaacacagtcacaGTGTTAGTTAGTCCTCTTTCATTGGGTTAAAGAGTCAATGTTCATCAGAAGACATCTGGATTTCAGGCATTTCAGTATAATGCAAAAATCTCTGTTGATGTTGAAGTTCCGTATTCCATAACCATATTGGTAATTTTAATAACACGTTGGGAATAGATTTGTGAGCTATTATAGCAACACTGTTCAAGGCCTGAAAGAGGGAATAAAACTCATCATATTACATTGGTCCTATATCCAATCTGATGATCAGGTTGGTAAATTGGTTGCCTTGACTATTTCTAATTCTATGACTTACATTTGTCTTCCCTACAGCCCCGAGGAAGCAGACAGCCTGAAGACGATAATGATATCAAGGTCAGTCATCCACAGGCTATTTACCGACTTTACTGGTGGGGAAAGAGATGAAGGGTTAAGTGGATGGCTAACTGAAAGGTGTGTGTGCGCATCGGTGCGTCCCTGCCATTATGTGTGTGGCTTGTGTGTGTTGAGTCTTCAGGAGCTGGGAGAGCGTCTGCGGGTCCTGCCTCTCACTGAGAAGAACAAGAGAATGTTTGATAATGCCCAGCGCCACCTCACCCCCTCTGTCCTGCACCAGTTTGCCTGCCAGACCTGTGACAAGGACTGGTGGCGTCGGGTGCCCCAGAGGAAGAGGGTAATGCTCTTCCATACATACCCACCTGGTATCCACCGTGGTCTTCACACATTTGTACACTCTGTTTGATATGCATGCCAAACCCATTCATAATAGTTCAAATGTATTTCTCCATGCCTGTAACTGTGTTTCTGTTACCTTGTTACTTTGTCTTAGAATGTGTATTTCACATGGCCAGTTCATCTACTAACCGGGGCCTCCACTGACTGTCATCTCTCCTAGGTATCTCGCTGTCACCTGTGCAAGAAGAAATATGACCCTGTCCCTGATGACAAAATGTGGGGTATTGGAGAGTTCTGCTGCACCAAATGCACACGCTCCTTCAGGTAAAAGCTGGAGCTGTCCTGTACATGTGTGATTATGAGAAATTATACATGTGATTTAATCTCTATGCACTTGGTTTGATTTGTCCATCAGGGGCTTTGGGAGGATGGATTTGGGCTCCCCCTGCTACTCCTGCCGAACTCTGGTGATCCCAACAGAGATTCTTCCTCCACGCAAGGGAGGGGTAGGAGTAGTAGGACCCAGAAAACCTATCCCACACAGCTGCCTCGCTGAGGACTGTTACAACAGACAAGGTTAaactacacaccacacacattgcACTGTACAGAGAGTGTGTTACTACAAACAAGTACCACCAGATGGCGTCCTTTTACATGTCTGTCTGGCTGCTGGCTCCAGCCAACTAACTGGCCTTGTACTTCCATTCCAGAGCCCCATGTTCCTGGGACAGAGTGTGTCCACCCCCGCAGTCGCCAGAGGAACAGGAAGCCTCGCGTGGTCAATCCCAGCTCCATCCACATCAGCTCCGGCTCCACCGTCAACACCTGCCTTAGCCAAGGAAGCCTGGAGAACCTGTACGACCTCATCATGGATGACAtcagagaggagagtgaagaggacaacagtagtggtagcagcagcagctagAGCAGCACTGATGTTACCAGTGACCAACAGTCGTGAGCAGCTTCCATGCTTCCCCAATGGTGCTTCCAACGATCAGGATATGATGGTTTACCTTAGGTTCACATTCAGTGTAAGGATGGCATCTCATAGGCCTACCGACATAGTATTGGTTCTACTTTCCTTTCATTTTAAAAACCATGAAAATACAGCTCAATATTCACAACAGTCAGATGATATAAGTGAGATGATATAACTAGTTTCATGTTTTGCTTTTGGCTTTGTTTATGCTTATTGAAGTGTTGCCACGTGTTGTTGCTGCTGCTTAATGTCTGAATGATAAGGGGAGATTGACTGCTCTTGGCTACTGCCCAAAATTCTGACTTTACTTTTGGTTACCTATTCAGGAGTTAGCTTTCTAGTGATGTGTGTGTTCAAATAGATTTGTCATATCAACTTGAACAAGAATATATTATAAAACACAAATAATGCATTTtggtttcccccccaaaaaaacaaataatgcatTATGAAATCTTACTATTATTAATTTTCAATACGACTCgggttcaaatcaaattgtatttgtcacatgcactgaatacaacaggtgtagaccttaccgtgaaatgttacttacaagcccttaaccagcaatgcagagtttaaaaaaagTACGAAAATAAGACAATATTCAAAaaggtaacacaataaaataacaaggctatatataggggTTCCCAGTacgtaccgagtcaatgtgcggggtacaggttaattgcggtaatatctacatgtagataggggtaaagtgactatgcatagataataaacagcaagtagaaGCAGGgtaaaaaagggggtcaatgcaaatagtccgggtagccatttgattaactgttcaggagtcttatggcttggggatagaagctattaaggagccttttggatctagacttggcgctctggtgccgcttgccgtgcggtagcagagataacagtctgATATGGGTGGCTGGATTCTTTCACAATTTTTAGGAGGAAAAATCACAGACATGCCACCGTGGATTTTAAATTCACTGTAAATAATTTAGAAGATACCTATACACCAATAAAGCACAATTTATTCTGTTTGTTTAAGAATAACCCGAGAAAAACATTTACAGTGGGGTTCAAAGTTATTGATAAAGATAAGCAATATTGATTTTATAAACTAAagaattcaaatactgagctatattgtatgtgGGAAAAATGTGGGAAAtttttattttatactaataatacaattcctcagagaaagagatgttGTTTAACAGgtattattatttttctctcAAAGGTAGTgatcaaaattattgacacccctttCAGATTCTTATAAATAAAATAGTCAAAAGTTTTGTATTTGGTCCCATGTTcgtagcacacaatgactacatcaagcttgtgactacaaacttTTTGGACACATTTGCGGTTAGTTTAAGTTGTGTTTCAGatcattttgtgcccaatagaaaatCATGTATTGTGTCTTTTTGgaatcacttttattgtaaataagattataatgtttctaaacacttctacattaatgtgggtACTACCTTGATTGCGGATAGTCCTTAATGAATCgtaaataatgatgagtgagaaagttacagagggactaaactcctaggtataacattggatggtcaatTATCATTGGATGGTCAATTATCATATTGActaagttgttgtgaagatggggaggggtatgtcccatcttgattactgtccggtaATATGGTCAAATGAAGCAAAGAAAAACCTAACAAATCTGCAGCTGGTTGAAAACGACAGCACGCCTTGcctttacagtgcattcgaaaagtattcagaccccttgactttttccacattttgttacgttacagccttattcgaaaattgattcaatagtttttttctcatcaatctacatacagtacccataatgacaaagcaaaaacaggtttttagattttcttttttcatttttttaaactgacatcacatgtacataagtattcagaccctttactcagtactttgttgaagcaccttttggcagcgattacagcctcgattcgtcttgggtatgacactacaagcttgacacacctgtatttgggaagtttctcccattcttctctgcagatcttctcaagctctgtcaggttggatggggagcgtcactgtacagctattttcaggtctctccagagatgttcaatctggttcaagtccaggctctggctgggccactcaaggacattcagagacttgtcccgaagcctgcattgtcttggctgtgtgcttagggtcgttatcctgttggaaggtgaaccttcgccccagtctgaggtcctgagtgctctagagcaggttttcatcaaagatctctctgaacttttctccattcatctttccctcgatcctgactagtctctcagtccctgctgctgaaaaacatcccacagcatgatgctgccgccatcatgcttcaccgtagagatggtgctatgtttcctccagacatgacacttggcattcaggccaaaaagttcaatcttggtttcatcagaccagagaatcttgtttctcatggtctgagagtcctttaggtgctttttggcaaactccaagcgggctgtcgtgccttttactgaggagtggcttccgtctggccactctaccatgaaagcctgattggtgaagtcctgcagagatggttgaccttctggaagcttccccaatctccacagaggaactctggagctctgtcagagtgaccatcaggttcttggtcacctcactgaccaaggcccttttcccccgattgctcagtttggccgggtggccagctctgggaacagtcttggtggttctaaacttcttccatttaaaaaggatggaggccactgtgttcttggtgaccttcaatgctgcagaaatgttttggtacctttccccagatctgtgcctcgacacaattctgtcttgaAGCTCCTCGG
Coding sequences within it:
- the LOC120044565 gene encoding shiftless antiviral inhibitor of ribosomal frameshifting protein homolog; its protein translation is MSCLQDEFELEKSVRRFRETFHGKIAVEKATLLMRRYANNHQMVTWAVILKKGNELDDEDRKCLETDQAVKNVVQRLTAEDREPLVPPAQQPRGSRQPEDDNDIKELGERLRVLPLTEKNKRMFDNAQRHLTPSVLHQFACQTCDKDWWRRVPQRKRVSRCHLCKKKYDPVPDDKMWGIGEFCCTKCTRSFRGFGRMDLGSPCYSCRTLVIPTEILPPRKGGVGVVGPRKPIPHSCLAEDCYNRQEPHVPGTECVHPRSRQRNRKPRVVNPSSIHISSGSTVNTCLSQGSLENLYDLIMDDIREESEEDNSSGSSSS